The following coding sequences lie in one Zingiber officinale cultivar Zhangliang chromosome 2B, Zo_v1.1, whole genome shotgun sequence genomic window:
- the LOC122048488 gene encoding auxin-responsive protein IAA27-like: MSSTVEHDYIGLSERNSFAGGVEGGVLNLKATELRLGLPGSESPHRVEKIGLTLDLLPKSFIFGAKRGFSDANDGGGTWGFAAEGGGSEVNSVKGGGLFSGRGEVASGGSAGQLSGQGKVGKDLAVKAAGQERKVTPKGCGSVGNDSPAAPAAK, translated from the coding sequence ATGTCGTCGACGGTGGAGCATGATTACATAGGTCTGTCGGAGCGGAACTCCTTTGCCGGCGGAGTCGAGGGAGGGGTTCTGAACCTCAAGGCCACGGAACTCAGGTTGGGGCTGCCTGGGTCGGAGTCGCCCCACCGCGTGGAGAAGATTGGGCTCACCCTGGATTTGCTCCCCAAGAGCTTCATCTTCGGTGCCAAGAGGGGGTTCTCCGACGCCAACGATGGGGGCGGGACGTGGGGATTTGCCGCCGAAGGTGGCGGATCTGAAGTGAACTCGGTAAAAGGTGGCGGCTTATTTTCGGGGAGAGGGGAGGTTGCGTCCGGTGGCAGTGCAGGGCAGCTTTCTGGGCAAGGGAAAGTGGGGAAGGACCTAGCGGTGAAAGCGGCTGGGCAGGAGCGGAAGGTCACCCCGAAGGGCTGTGGTTCTGTTGGGAATGATAGTCCGGCAGCTCCTGCAGCGAAGTAA